A single genomic interval of Pseudomonas sp. FeN3W harbors:
- a CDS encoding PA1414 family protein: MKARLNEMFWKLAVALGLIEPPRMQPIPVRAQREQDRRRH; this comes from the coding sequence ATGAAAGCAAGGCTCAACGAGATGTTCTGGAAGTTGGCGGTCGCTCTTGGTTTGATCGAACCGCCCCGTATGCAGCCTATTCCAGTACGCGCCCAGCGCGAGCAGGATCGCCGCCGCCACTGA
- a CDS encoding DTW domain-containing protein: MSRPLCSRCQRPSSLCLCALIPTLNSRTQVLILQHSSEASHALNTARLAVLGLRNAELRVGECFEDDSDAARPSYLLFPGEDAVPLGSLAGAAQPVRLIVPDGTWRKARKILHVNPWLAGLPRVALPEGLSSRYRLRKAPMPGALSTIEAIVTALNLLESPSRFDELLRPFDALIEGQIDAMGQEVYRRNHVDT, encoded by the coding sequence ATGTCCCGTCCACTATGCTCACGCTGCCAGCGCCCGTCCTCCCTGTGCCTTTGCGCGCTGATACCAACACTGAATAGCCGTACCCAGGTGCTCATCCTTCAGCATTCCAGTGAAGCGAGTCATGCGCTCAATACGGCGCGCCTGGCCGTGTTGGGGCTGCGCAACGCAGAGCTGCGGGTGGGCGAGTGCTTCGAGGACGATTCCGATGCCGCCCGGCCGAGCTATCTGTTATTTCCCGGCGAAGACGCCGTGCCGCTCGGGAGTCTGGCCGGTGCCGCCCAACCCGTGCGCCTGATCGTGCCGGATGGCACTTGGCGAAAGGCGCGCAAGATCCTGCACGTCAATCCATGGTTGGCTGGGTTGCCGCGGGTGGCGCTGCCAGAAGGGCTGAGCTCCCGCTATCGCTTGCGCAAGGCGCCAATGCCCGGCGCGTTGTCGACCATCGAGGCGATCGTCACGGCACTTAACCTACTGGAAAGCCCCAGCCGATTCGATGAATTGCTCCGTCCGTTCGACGCATTGATCGAGGGGCAGATCGATGCAATGGGGCAGGAGGTATATCGGCGTAACCATGTCGATACCTAG
- a CDS encoding glutathione S-transferase codes for MITVHHLNHSRSHRVLWLLEELELLYELKRYPRDPKTMLAPAELKAVHPLGKSPVITDDDLTLAESAAILEYLLERYGNGRLMPQNGTPEYRRFRYWMHYAEGSAMPPLLLRLVFDRVANGPMPFFVRPVARAIAKGANSAFIGPQLKTHLDYMEAELEKSDWFAGNAFSAADIQMSFPLEAARARAGLDESRPRLMDFLQRIQQRPAYKRAVERGGPALPTA; via the coding sequence ATGATCACCGTCCACCACTTGAACCACTCCCGCTCGCACCGCGTCCTTTGGCTGCTGGAAGAGCTGGAATTGCTTTACGAGCTGAAGCGCTACCCGCGCGACCCGAAAACCATGCTCGCGCCAGCAGAGCTGAAAGCCGTACACCCGCTGGGCAAGTCTCCGGTGATCACCGACGACGACCTCACGCTGGCCGAGTCGGCAGCCATCCTCGAATATCTGCTGGAACGCTATGGCAACGGACGCCTGATGCCGCAGAACGGCACTCCGGAATACCGTCGCTTTCGCTACTGGATGCACTACGCGGAAGGCTCTGCGATGCCCCCACTGCTACTGCGGCTGGTATTCGACCGCGTCGCCAATGGGCCGATGCCGTTTTTTGTTCGCCCCGTCGCACGCGCTATCGCCAAGGGCGCTAACAGCGCCTTCATCGGGCCACAACTGAAGACCCATCTCGACTACATGGAAGCGGAACTGGAGAAGTCCGACTGGTTCGCTGGCAACGCATTCAGTGCAGCGGATATACAGATGAGCTTCCCACTGGAAGCTGCCCGTGCCAGAGCCGGCCTGGACGAGAGCCGCCCGCGCCTGATGGATTTTCTGCAGCGGATACAGCAACGGCCCGCTTATAAACGAGCCGTGGAGCGCGGAGGACCCGCCTTGCCCACCGCATAG